One segment of Paraburkholderia sp. PGU19 DNA contains the following:
- a CDS encoding LLM class flavin-dependent oxidoreductase: MARKQILLNAFNMNCVGHINHGLWTHPRDRSTDYRLLPYWTDLARTLERGLFDGLFLADIVGVYDVYQRNVDVTLRESIQLPVNDPLLLVSAMAAVTQHLGFGVTVNLTYEQPYLLARRFSTLDHLTQGRVGWNIVTGYLDSAARAMGLSEQLPHDERYERADEYLEVLYKLWEGSWEANAVRRDKGARVYADPAKVQEVRHAGRYYNVEGYHLAEPSPQRTPVLFQAGSSGRGQRFAARHAECVFISPPNRNAAREMVRALREQLVLAGRRPDDVKVFAGAAVVAGATEREALEKYADYLRYASREAGLAHFAASTGIDYAQYDLDAPVDYAPGNAIESATRTAKQHGWTRRKLLEMFELGGRYPAIVGSAAQVADELEAWIEETGIDGFNLSRTVVPESYEDFIDFVVPELQSRGLYKTAYGDGTLRNRLFGEGDYLPSRHVAAGFRRDLA; this comes from the coding sequence ATGGCGAGGAAACAGATTCTGCTCAACGCGTTCAACATGAATTGCGTGGGCCATATCAATCATGGATTGTGGACGCATCCGCGCGACCGGTCGACCGACTACCGCCTGTTGCCGTACTGGACCGACCTTGCTCGCACGCTGGAGCGCGGATTGTTCGATGGTCTCTTTCTTGCGGATATCGTCGGTGTGTACGACGTTTATCAGCGCAACGTCGACGTGACGTTGCGCGAGTCGATCCAGTTGCCCGTCAACGATCCCTTGCTGCTTGTTTCGGCGATGGCTGCCGTGACGCAACATCTGGGCTTTGGCGTGACCGTCAATCTCACTTATGAACAGCCGTATCTGCTCGCACGCCGTTTCTCGACGCTCGATCATCTGACGCAAGGGCGGGTCGGCTGGAATATCGTCACGGGGTATCTCGACAGTGCGGCGCGCGCGATGGGCTTGAGCGAGCAGCTTCCACACGACGAACGTTATGAGCGCGCGGACGAGTATCTCGAAGTGCTCTACAAGCTGTGGGAAGGCAGTTGGGAAGCGAATGCCGTGCGGCGCGACAAGGGCGCGCGGGTGTATGCCGATCCCGCGAAGGTACAGGAGGTTCGGCATGCGGGGCGGTACTACAACGTTGAAGGCTATCACCTTGCGGAGCCGTCGCCGCAGCGTACGCCTGTGCTCTTCCAGGCAGGTAGTTCCGGGCGTGGCCAGCGCTTTGCCGCGCGTCATGCCGAATGCGTGTTCATTTCGCCGCCGAACCGGAATGCGGCGCGCGAAATGGTGAGGGCATTGCGGGAGCAGCTGGTGCTGGCCGGGCGTCGGCCGGATGACGTCAAGGTGTTTGCGGGGGCGGCTGTTGTGGCGGGCGCTACCGAGCGCGAGGCGCTGGAGAAGTACGCGGATTATTTGCGGTATGCGAGCCGCGAAGCGGGGCTTGCGCATTTTGCTGCCAGTACGGGCATCGATTACGCGCAGTACGATCTCGATGCGCCGGTTGATTACGCGCCTGGCAATGCCATTGAGTCGGCTACGCGGACGGCGAAGCAGCATGGGTGGACGCGGCGCAAGTTGCTCGAGATGTTTGAGCTTGGCGGGCGGTATCCGGCGATTGTGGGCAGTGCTGCCCAGGTTGCGGATGAGCTGGAAGCGTGGATCGAGGAGACGGGGATTGATGGGTTCAATCTGAGCCGGACTGTCGTGCCGGAGAGTTATGAGGATTTTATTGATTTCGTCGTGCCTGAACTGCAGAGTCGGGGTCTTTATAAGACTGCGTATGGCGATGGGACGTTGCGGAACAGGTTGTTCGGGGAGGGGGATTATTTGCCTTCGCGGCATGTGGCGGCGGGGTTTAGGCGGGACTTGGCGTAG